In Mycobacterium tuberculosis H37Rv, a single window of DNA contains:
- the lytB2 gene encoding 4-hydroxy-3-methylbut-2-enyl diphosphate reductase has protein sequence MVPTVDMGIPGASVSSRSVADRPNRKRVLLAEPRGYCAGVDRAVETVERALQKHGPPVYVRHEIVHNRHVVDTLAKAGAVFVEETEQVPEGAIVVFSAHGVAPTVHVSASERNLQVIDATCPLVTKVHNEARRFARDDYDILLIGHEGHEEVVGTAGEAPDHVQLVDGVDAVDQVTVRDEDKVVWLSQTTLSVDETMEIVGRLRRRFPKLQDPPSDDICYATQNRQVAVKAMAPECELVIVVGSRNSSNSVRLVEVALGAGARAAHLVDWADDIDSAWLDGVTTVGVTSGASVPEVLVRGVLERLAECGYDIVQPVTTANETLVFALPRELRSPR, from the coding sequence ATGGTTCCGACGGTCGACATGGGGATTCCCGGGGCTTCGGTATCGTCGCGATCGGTGGCCGACCGTCCCAACCGTAAGCGGGTGCTGCTGGCCGAGCCGCGTGGCTACTGCGCTGGCGTGGATCGGGCCGTCGAAACGGTCGAACGCGCGCTTCAAAAACACGGCCCGCCTGTCTACGTGCGTCACGAGATCGTGCATAACCGCCACGTGGTTGACACCCTGGCTAAGGCCGGTGCGGTTTTCGTCGAAGAGACCGAGCAGGTTCCCGAGGGAGCGATTGTGGTGTTCTCCGCGCACGGGGTCGCGCCTACGGTGCACGTCAGCGCCAGCGAGCGCAACCTGCAGGTCATTGACGCCACCTGCCCGCTGGTCACCAAGGTGCACAACGAGGCCAGGCGGTTCGCCCGGGACGACTACGACATCTTGCTGATCGGTCATGAGGGCCACGAGGAAGTCGTCGGTACTGCTGGGGAAGCTCCCGATCATGTGCAGCTGGTCGACGGGGTGGACGCCGTCGACCAGGTGACCGTCCGTGACGAGGACAAAGTGGTTTGGCTGTCGCAGACCACCCTGTCCGTCGATGAGACCATGGAGATTGTCGGGCGGTTGCGTCGGCGTTTCCCCAAGCTGCAGGATCCGCCCAGCGACGACATCTGCTATGCGACCCAGAATCGGCAGGTCGCGGTCAAGGCGATGGCGCCCGAGTGCGAGCTGGTCATCGTGGTCGGCTCGCGCAATTCGTCGAATTCGGTTCGGCTGGTCGAGGTGGCGCTGGGTGCCGGGGCGCGGGCCGCCCACCTGGTGGACTGGGCCGACGATATCGACTCGGCCTGGCTGGACGGCGTTACCACGGTCGGCGTTACGTCGGGGGCATCGGTCCCCGAGGTGCTGGTGCGCGGTGTGCTGGAGCGGCTGGCCGAATGCGGCTACGACATCGTGCAACCGGTGACAACGGCCAACGAGACGTTGGTGTTCGCATTGCCCCGGGAGCTCCGCTCACCTCGCTGA
- a CDS encoding hypothetical protein (A core mycobacterial gene; conserved in mycobacterial strains (See Marmiesse et al., 2004 PMID:14766927).), whose product MSAQRARSAVQASHRSIHPHIPGVPWWAAILIAVTATAIGYAIDAGSGHKALTLVFTGCYIAGCVGAVLAVRQSDLFTALVQPPLILFCAVPGAYWLFHGGTIGKFKDLLINCGYSLIERFPLMLGTAAGVLLIGLVRWYLGTALFDSIARKLSSLMTGDSDDDGGRRSAQRPARTRSRHARPPSEDNREPIAERRSRRRPRPQNDPHPRRNAHERPAPRSSRFDSYRSYQPSEPSGPAEPVNRYERRGARYQPYARYEPTYEPQRRRARPSEPTNPTHHPISQVRYRGSATRDARRDNYREEQRFDRRDRSRAPRRPPAESWEYDV is encoded by the coding sequence GTGTCAGCGCAGCGGGCGAGGTCGGCGGTACAGGCAAGTCACCGCTCGATTCACCCCCACATCCCAGGTGTGCCGTGGTGGGCTGCCATCCTGATCGCCGTCACCGCGACGGCGATCGGGTATGCAATCGACGCCGGATCGGGCCACAAGGCGCTAACCCTCGTCTTTACCGGCTGCTATATCGCCGGCTGCGTGGGGGCGGTCCTGGCCGTCCGGCAGTCGGACCTGTTCACCGCGCTCGTCCAGCCGCCACTGATACTTTTCTGCGCCGTGCCCGGGGCCTACTGGCTGTTCCACGGGGGCACGATCGGCAAGTTCAAAGACCTCTTGATCAACTGCGGCTACTCGCTCATCGAACGTTTCCCGCTGATGCTGGGCACGGCTGCCGGCGTGCTGCTGATCGGACTGGTCAGGTGGTATCTCGGGACGGCTCTGTTCGACAGCATCGCCAGGAAGCTCAGCTCGCTGATGACCGGCGATTCGGACGACGACGGCGGCCGGCGGTCGGCCCAGCGGCCTGCCCGTACTCGTTCCCGACACGCCCGACCCCCGTCGGAGGACAACCGCGAACCCATAGCCGAGCGTCGATCGCGCCGCCGCCCTAGGCCGCAGAATGATCCGCACCCGCGCCGCAATGCCCACGAACGGCCGGCACCGCGCAGCAGCCGCTTCGATTCTTACCGCAGCTACCAGCCGTCCGAACCCTCCGGGCCTGCCGAGCCCGTCAACCGGTACGAACGTCGGGGTGCTCGATACCAGCCCTATGCGCGCTACGAGCCCACCTACGAGCCCCAACGCCGACGCGCCCGTCCCAGCGAGCCAACCAACCCGACACACCATCCGATCTCGCAGGTCCGCTACCGCGGGTCAGCTACTCGCGACGCGCGGCGGGACAACTACCGCGAGGAGCAGCGGTTCGATCGGCGGGATCGTTCGCGGGCACCGCGCAGACCACCGGCTGAATCCTGGGAATACGACGTCTAA
- a CDS encoding GTP-binding protein — protein sequence MSLSLGIVGLPNVGKSTLFNALTRNNVVAANYPFATIEPNEGVVSLPDPRLDKLAELFGSQRVVPAPVTFVDIAGLVKGASEGAGLGNKFLAHIRECDAICQVVRVFVDDDVTHVTGRVDPQSDIEVVETELILADLQTLERATGRLEKEARTNKARKPVYDAALRAQQVLDAGKTLFAAGVDAAALRELNLLTTKPFLYVFNADEAVLTDPARVGELRALVAPADAVFLDAAIESELTELDDESAAELLESIGQSERGLDALARAGFHTLKLQTFLTAGPKEARAWTIHQGDTAPKAAGVIHSDFEKGFIKAEIVSYDDLVAAGSMAAAKAAGKVRIEGKDYVMADGDVVEFRFNV from the coding sequence GTGAGCTTGAGCCTGGGGATCGTGGGCCTGCCCAACGTCGGCAAGTCGACACTTTTCAACGCGCTGACCCGAAACAACGTGGTCGCGGCCAACTACCCGTTCGCGACGATCGAACCGAACGAAGGTGTCGTCTCCCTGCCCGATCCCCGCCTGGACAAGCTTGCTGAGCTTTTCGGATCGCAGCGAGTCGTACCCGCGCCGGTCACCTTCGTGGATATCGCCGGCCTGGTCAAGGGGGCGTCCGAGGGAGCCGGGCTGGGTAACAAGTTCCTGGCTCATATCCGCGAATGCGACGCCATTTGTCAGGTGGTGCGGGTGTTCGTCGACGACGACGTGACTCATGTCACCGGACGGGTCGATCCCCAGTCCGACATTGAGGTCGTCGAGACCGAGCTGATCCTGGCAGATCTGCAAACCCTGGAGCGGGCCACGGGCCGGCTGGAGAAGGAAGCGCGCACCAACAAGGCGCGCAAGCCGGTCTACGACGCGGCACTGCGTGCCCAGCAGGTGCTCGACGCCGGCAAGACGCTGTTCGCCGCGGGGGTGGATGCCGCCGCGTTGCGCGAGCTGAACCTGCTGACCACCAAGCCCTTCCTGTATGTGTTCAACGCCGACGAGGCGGTGCTCACCGACCCGGCGCGAGTCGGTGAGCTGCGCGCGTTGGTGGCGCCCGCCGATGCGGTGTTCCTGGACGCCGCCATCGAGTCGGAGTTGACCGAACTGGACGACGAGTCGGCCGCGGAGCTGCTGGAGTCCATCGGGCAGAGCGAGCGCGGGCTGGACGCGCTGGCCCGGGCGGGTTTTCACACCCTGAAGTTGCAGACCTTTTTGACCGCGGGCCCCAAGGAAGCGCGGGCGTGGACCATCCATCAAGGCGACACCGCGCCGAAGGCGGCCGGGGTGATCCACAGCGACTTCGAGAAGGGTTTCATCAAGGCCGAGATCGTGTCCTACGACGACCTGGTGGCCGCGGGTTCGATGGCGGCGGCCAAGGCGGCCGGCAAGGTCCGGATCGAAGGCAAGGACTACGTGATGGCCGACGGTGACGTAGTGGAGTTCCGATTCAACGTGTAG
- the vapB32 gene encoding antitoxin VapB32 (part of toxin-antitoxin (TA) operon with Rv1114), with amino-acid sequence MRTTVTVDDALLAKAAELTGVKEKSTLLREGLQTLVRVESARRLAALGGTDPQATAAPRRRTSPR; translated from the coding sequence ATGAGGACGACGGTGACCGTTGACGACGCCTTGTTAGCCAAAGCGGCCGAATTGACTGGGGTGAAAGAGAAGTCGACGCTCCTGCGCGAGGGGTTGCAGACACTGGTCCGGGTGGAGAGCGCCCGGCGGTTGGCGGCTCTCGGCGGCACCGACCCGCAAGCTACCGCGGCGCCGAGACGCCGGACGTCGCCCCGGTGA
- the vapC32 gene encoding ribonuclease VapC32 (toxin, part of toxin-antitoxin (TA) operon with Rv1113,contains PIN domain), with the protein MILVDTSVWIEHLRAADARLVELLGDDEAGCHPLVIEELALGSIKQRDVVLDLLANLYQFPVVTHDEVLRLVGRRRLWGRGLGAVDANLLGSVALVGGARLWTRDKRLKAACAESGVALAEEVS; encoded by the coding sequence GTGATCCTGGTCGACACTTCGGTATGGATTGAGCACCTGCGCGCCGCCGACGCGCGACTCGTCGAGCTGCTGGGCGATGACGAGGCCGGTTGCCATCCGCTCGTCATCGAGGAGCTGGCGCTTGGCTCGATCAAGCAGCGAGACGTTGTTCTCGATCTGTTGGCCAACCTCTACCAGTTTCCGGTGGTGACCCACGACGAAGTGTTGCGGCTTGTCGGTCGGCGGCGGTTGTGGGGTCGGGGACTCGGTGCCGTCGATGCCAACCTTCTTGGTTCGGTGGCTCTGGTTGGCGGCGCGCGACTATGGACGCGGGACAAGCGGTTGAAGGCGGCGTGCGCGGAAAGCGGTGTTGCGCTGGCTGAGGAAGTGTCCTGA